A single region of the Eublepharis macularius isolate TG4126 chromosome 14, MPM_Emac_v1.0, whole genome shotgun sequence genome encodes:
- the DUSP11 gene encoding RNA/RNP complex-1-interacting phosphatase isoform X1, with the protein MTFLERLGRAAARRLCENRKHLDGGVTRAVDSGAMGKGKSSIPDRWTHYLPLGKRISGTRFIAFKVPLKQSFEWRLAPNERFSPLDLVNQIREQKEELGLIIDLTYTARYYEPEELPDRLQHCKIMTVGHEIPDNETVVKFKSVVKQFLMENQHNDKLIGVHCTHGLNRTGYLVCRYLIDVEGMDPNMAIELFNRCRGHSIERKNYISDLRRGPVHRNHHAADSGYGWMNKGHFRPAHDSGFQAADYNPRNVQEFALQHQRHFRGRRGRDGQNSYRRRSSKNPIIPTYYDEDQSAYGPWYPPASDTIQQRWSHSRRHDKWFDSPHHPHLQQYESSFPMQNPHYPLQQGRYNTDRHNFY; encoded by the exons ATGACGTTTTTAGAGCGCTTGGGGAGGGCGGCGGCGCGTCGTCTGTGTGAGAACCGGAAACACCTGGATGGTGGGGTAACCCGAGCGGTGGACAGCGGAGCCATGGGCAAGGGGAAATCGAGCATCCCGGACAG ATGGACTCATTACCTACCTCTTGGAAAAAGGATATCTGGGACGCGCTTTATTGCTTTCAAAGTTCCTCTTAAACAG AGTTTTGAATGGAGACTTGCCCCAAATGAGCGTTTTTCTCCATTAGACCTTGTTAATCAAATTAGAGAGCAGAAAGAAGAACTTGGCTTGATCATTGATTTAACATATACTGCTCGCTATTATGAGCCAGAG GAGCTACCAGATAGACTGCAGCATTGTAAGATTATGACAGTTGGACATGAAATACCAGATAACGAGACAGTTGTTAAATTCAAAAGTGTTGTGAAGCAGTTCTTGATGGAGAACCAACATAATG ATAAACTTATTGGAGTTCACTGCACGCATGGCTTGAATCGAACTGGTTACCTTGTTTGCAG GTACCTAATTGATGTTgaaggaatggatccaaacatgGCAATAGAAT TGTTTAATAGATGCAGAGGGCATTCTATAGAGAGGAAGAACTATATCAGCGACCTTAGAAGAGGACCTGTCCACAG GAATCATCATGCAGCTGACTCAGGATATGGTTGGATGAATAAAGGACACTTCAGACCTGCACACGACTCTGGTTTTCAAGCAGCTGACTATAACCCACGAAATGTGCAAGAGTTTGCATTGCAACATCAAag GCACTTCCGTGGTAGAAGAGGAAGGGATGGACAAAACTCATACAG AAGACGTTCTAGTAAGAACCCAATCATCCCCACCTATTACGACGAAGATCAGTCTGCTTACGGTCCTTGGTATCCCCCTGCATCTGACACCATCCAGCAAAGATGGAGTCACAGTAGAAGACACGACAAGTGGTTTGATTCACCTCACCATCCCCATTTGCAGCAATATGAATCCTCTTTTCCAATGCAAAACCCTCATTATCCTCTCCAGCAAGGAAGATACAACACAGACAGACATAACTTTTATTGA
- the DUSP11 gene encoding RNA/RNP complex-1-interacting phosphatase isoform X2, with protein MTFLERLGRAAARRLCENRKHLDGGVTRAVDSGAMGKGKSSIPDRWTHYLPLGKRISGTRFIAFKVPLKQSFEWRLAPNERFSPLDLVNQIREQKEELGLIIDLTYTARYYEPEELPDRLQHCKIMTVGHEIPDNETVVKFKSVVKQFLMENQHNDKLIGVHCTHGLNRTGYLVCRYLIDVEGMDPNMAIELFNRCRGHSIERKNYISDLRRGPVHRNHHAADSGYGWMNKGHFRPAHDSGFQAADYNPRNVQEFALQHQRHFRGRRGRDGQNSYRRSSKNPIIPTYYDEDQSAYGPWYPPASDTIQQRWSHSRRHDKWFDSPHHPHLQQYESSFPMQNPHYPLQQGRYNTDRHNFY; from the exons ATGACGTTTTTAGAGCGCTTGGGGAGGGCGGCGGCGCGTCGTCTGTGTGAGAACCGGAAACACCTGGATGGTGGGGTAACCCGAGCGGTGGACAGCGGAGCCATGGGCAAGGGGAAATCGAGCATCCCGGACAG ATGGACTCATTACCTACCTCTTGGAAAAAGGATATCTGGGACGCGCTTTATTGCTTTCAAAGTTCCTCTTAAACAG AGTTTTGAATGGAGACTTGCCCCAAATGAGCGTTTTTCTCCATTAGACCTTGTTAATCAAATTAGAGAGCAGAAAGAAGAACTTGGCTTGATCATTGATTTAACATATACTGCTCGCTATTATGAGCCAGAG GAGCTACCAGATAGACTGCAGCATTGTAAGATTATGACAGTTGGACATGAAATACCAGATAACGAGACAGTTGTTAAATTCAAAAGTGTTGTGAAGCAGTTCTTGATGGAGAACCAACATAATG ATAAACTTATTGGAGTTCACTGCACGCATGGCTTGAATCGAACTGGTTACCTTGTTTGCAG GTACCTAATTGATGTTgaaggaatggatccaaacatgGCAATAGAAT TGTTTAATAGATGCAGAGGGCATTCTATAGAGAGGAAGAACTATATCAGCGACCTTAGAAGAGGACCTGTCCACAG GAATCATCATGCAGCTGACTCAGGATATGGTTGGATGAATAAAGGACACTTCAGACCTGCACACGACTCTGGTTTTCAAGCAGCTGACTATAACCCACGAAATGTGCAAGAGTTTGCATTGCAACATCAAag GCACTTCCGTGGTAGAAGAGGAAGGGATGGACAAAACTCATACAG ACGTTCTAGTAAGAACCCAATCATCCCCACCTATTACGACGAAGATCAGTCTGCTTACGGTCCTTGGTATCCCCCTGCATCTGACACCATCCAGCAAAGATGGAGTCACAGTAGAAGACACGACAAGTGGTTTGATTCACCTCACCATCCCCATTTGCAGCAATATGAATCCTCTTTTCCAATGCAAAACCCTCATTATCCTCTCCAGCAAGGAAGATACAACACAGACAGACATAACTTTTATTGA